CGGTTGGCAGGCGAGGCCGTCACCCACGAAGCCTTCTTTGCAGGCGCATGTGAGCGACCGGACGGAAAGAGAGTCGCCCCTCTGGTCGGTGTTGGACTCCAGACAGATCGCCTGGATGTGACACGCTGAGCAGCTGCCGACCACTGCACCTGCAGAACAAACCGTGGACTTCGTGAAGAGTGGGGTTAAATCAGGAGCATAGGTTTGTTTACACATATGAGTGGGCGGGGGTTCTTTAATAACTGAGGATGAGCCGTAAAAATGTAATTTCTTTTTAAGAAGTGATTTTGTTCGGAAGCTTTTTAGGTTTCTCCTATACTGAAACAATGTATGTAGACCTTTTTTGTAAACCACTATTTCCATGTGGATGTAATATGACAGCCAATGACACGACAATGACGTAACTGACTGCACATCTTACCTGAGACaaccccagcagcagcctgcATGGACAGCAGAAACAGCAGACACTCTGACATCATCATTGTGCGCATCATCTTTCAGATCAAACTGAAATCTGACAGGAAGCAAAGggagaagatttttttttttttttactccattTAAAGTTTGAAAATTAAATGGTCAATTAAACCCACAGGGTGAAACAGGCAGCTGGAGGTCTCATGATTCATCCTGCTCATACAGTTAATCAGCTCAGCCCCACCTGCAAATTGAGATCAAAACAAATGCACCCAACCTGTGTCTTACAGCCTACAGGACACTGATCTGGGTCAAGACTAAATTTTTAAGCTAGTTCCATATGGTCAGTGGCTTACAGATCAGATCCTATAGGCCAGATCACGGTTCTATAACCCTAACTTCAGGTTCTACCCTAACTTCAGGTTCTATAAATAAGACAAAAGTGGCATACAATGATGCACTTACAATCCTGTTGAAGTGTCCAAGATGGACCAGTGCCATTTGTTTGTGACAAATAATGTTCCCACCTTCCATGCTGTGCTGAGGAATTTTATGTACAGATTTATGTGCCGATTAACAGAGTCAAAGAATACAATTTTAACCGCCTTAACCAACCCTGCACTTAGTAATACCAGATATACCTCCCAACTCTGGAACACGCATCTGTACCTGTTTTAATTATTGTGCATATGTGAGCTATATgtatatttgtatgtatgtgtgtatgttttgtatgtTCCCTTTATGTAATATGTGGTAGCcagtatgtctgtatgtattaATATTTGTGTGTACCCCTCTTGTAATAtgttatttgtatttttctatCTGGACCTTGAGTCTGCAAATAaagttaataataataatataacccTAACGTCAACCATCGACAGGCACGATATGATTGGAAGAAACATCACCTTGTGGCAGGGCTGAATTACTGTCAATTACACAGATCCAGACAATGTCCTGTCAACTTAAAGATGTTCATAATATACACATCCCAGACTGACTGAAGTCATGACAACGTGAAGATGTTCATAATACATGACAAGAAGCGACACAGAGCAGCAATGAGTGTCTGAGTGGATTGGTCTCACCTGTCGGAGTCTTCCCAGTGTTCTGTTGTCTTAGTGGAGTGGCCTCACCTGTCGGAGTCTTCCCAGTGTTCTGAAAAACACCTGAGTTCTCACACACCTTTATATGCATCCGTGTTCATGGAAAACGTGTGACGTGTGATTAAACAATTCAGGGAAAACAGGGATGTTTTGTGTGAGTGAAGAGGTGGTGAAAGGGGGTTGTCCTATTGCAGAACATCGCCATAAGTATTAAGAAATATTTGATGTTTACACAGATCAAACAAAATCCATCACTTTGTATCTCTCTTTTGATCTCTCCATCGCCATGGTCACTGGCCACACCCCACTCCACTCCTGCATTGAGTCAACATTCTGATAGCAAATTATACATGATATGacttttatattttttgttgcaCTGGTACCATGACATTCCCAACAGTTAATGTGTCATGTATTGTTGCGGTAGCTTGACATCCAGGATTAGGGTGGATACAGTTTATTGACTGGGCATGTTCCAGTAAATGCCATTGAGTGAACTTCCTCTTTTTGGTATTGATTCTTGTGTGCAAGTACCgagcacccctccacacacacacacacactcttacacccttatctctctctcacacacacactttctctctcttacaaacacacacactttctcaaatacaaacacactcagacactatcgctcttacacacacacacacacctctttctctctctctctcttacacactgtTCTACACATCCACTATCTAACAGGGTACTTGGGTCACGGTCCTCTAGGTATTGATTTGTTTCAACAGGAGAATTTTAACATTCTCACACAAGTGTGAGATAACTGTAGCATTGTATAACAACTGTGCAGAGTTAATAACACCTCTGATTTACAATTGGTGACAGACACAGAAAAATATGACAATTATATAATTGTATCCAAATTAACAGGTTTATGAAATCAGTCATTCTCTTTACAAGCGTTTGGAATgttaaacattttgtttctatCCGTTTCAATAATGTAGTACCCAAACTCACCACTAGCTGAAATCACTGTTTAAAAAGCAGAACATTTAAATTGTCCTTAAGTCATTTCAGTAGTTTTATGATCTGACTGTGTTTGAGATGATATTGTTGTACTGTCTTGTAAAATACCATTCCCTGGCTCTAACTACCATAAGTAGACAGTTAGTCACAActgtttactgtactgtactacacGCATGTatgacatgtacacacactattTGGGAATTGTGTTCCctgacagtacacacactattTGTATGGCACTTTGGATAAACGTGTCTGCTTAGCAGTACAACGTCACATGCAATGTATGACCAGGATTCAGTTAGCCTCACACTTGGGTTGGGGCGGTGCAGACAGTTCCACAGCCGCCTTTGGAGAACCCAGTCTCAAGGCCAGGTGCAGTGGGTCGGAGAACTTGTGTCAGACTGAATACTGTGTTCTGATTCCACCACAATACATAATGTGGGTGAGGGTTAATAGTTGTGTAGAATTGTATCTGGGGTAAGACTGTTTAGGACTGTTCATATTTTGTCATCACAGACGATCAGGAGTGTCGGCCAGAACACGGCTTTGGGGCCAGGATCTTCAGGGCAGAAGAGGTGCACAGATGATCCAATGAGGAGACAAGTTACATGTGGAGTTGAGATGTACGTGGAGTGTGTAGTATAGGTCATGGACGCACGTATCAAACTAAATGGAGTTACTTGGTCTCagcaaaacacaaacatggaTAATCGCTGTTTTAGAAGCGCAACAGATAAAAGTAAAGACAATGTGCGTTCTCTCGCATGACTTATGGTGGTGCTACTACAAATTACGAGTCCTTCAGCAAGAGAAATCACAAATTAAATGGTACATGAATCCAAAGCCATTTGTACACACAAAAAAGCTCGACTTCCTCGTCTGAACACGTTCCAAAGCCACTCAGCACAATGGACAGAAACGTGTTAAACCACAAACAAAGGTACAGAAAcaaacagaggtagagagagagaggcagaaagagatagaggtagagagccaaagagagagagaggcagagagagaaagagagagaggcagagcgagagagaggcagagagagacagagaggcagagagagagagagagagagaagcagagagagaggcagagagagaggcagagagagagacagagacagtgagagacacgATTTGAAACAATCTTGAATATTTATGTTGGCATAACATAAATACAGTATTAGTTGCTGCATGTGTTTTATTTCCATCTTTGTCGATTGTTAATAACTATAGGAGCCATGCATATCATATACAGAGGAGCCAgctatatttacatttgtttATGGTTTGTTTTACCTATACGTCACTATTATTGACTATGGTCAGACAATTAGCCTATTTAAACACCTGTGCACCTACAtggtgggagagggggtgagtttGGGTTTCGCATTTTCTGCTGACCGCGGTTCTGTTGTAGTTTATAGCAGTATTTTTCATACAactgtattttgtgttgaatatttattttttaatgcaAATGGACAATAAAGACCCGAACGCATAGCACGGAGTGGAACTGCCTTATTTGAAGCGTCATACCAATGTTTGTGCCGACTCAGCCTCTCAGCGGCTTAAGGAAGTTGCAAAAAAGCCGCTACAATAACCTTAACTAACAAACTGTGATTGAGGTTTGCAACGCATACATCTGATGATGGGTGGATGACTCAGAATAAGAATAATTACTTCTTTATTAATAAAGTCAGATTTCATCAAGCCTTGATTATTACAAAAACATTCCATGCTTTTGGTCAGATAAGTGATTAAGTTTAAGGAAAAGTTGTATGTTTATTAGTAGGCTAGACTTATTACCCAGTGTTCCCACTATTCCCTAGTATAAAATGACTAATTATGGAATGCAACCTTCAGAAACAGTAACCCCAACTTTAAAGCTTACAGTTATTTATATGCAGGGTGTCCCGCCGTCATTTTAAgggttaaaacattttaaaaagacaggagacaggagagagcctgAGTTGGTTGCCATAGGGATGGTCATGAAGTCAATCTGAGGGAGGTGTGACTTCATCAGCTCACTCCAGACTCTAGGCcactggaggtcagaggtcagggacaAACATAGTGTTACCAGGGAGACTGTTCATATGACAACATCATGAGTCATCATAGCTGTGGTTTATACTCACAGGTGATTGGTCCGATGGTGACGGGCTTGAGGGGTACGGGTTCGTCGACAGATCGGACAGACCTTCCTGAACACACCTGTGGAGAGACACcatagagtcagagagaccagagagtcagagagaccagagagaacagagagaccagagattcagagagaccagagagtcagagagaccaggaaggagggtgggaggactcacaggagagcaggaggagttcCTCTGGTCACACAGGTTGAGGCTGCAGTGCAGGTAGACGTCCCTGTAGTCCCCCTGGAACAGGAACAGCAGCGCAGAGAAGCGAGCCTGGAGGGACAAGCCACTCTCCTCCACGGTCACCTGGTGATGGTCAGTAGGACACCTGGAGGAACAGGGGggttagacaaacacacacacttatacttctcttctcctcttcaggGTCACATACTTGTCCTGGATGAGGAAGTATTTCAGGAGGTCATCAGGATCAGGGGAGTGGGTGGCGTAGCAGTCCTCCAGAACGACCACAAAGGCCTCAGCGTCCGTCTCTTCAACAGACACGCCCACATGCAGGATGGAGCCCAGGGGCAGAGTGACCGGGCCTGCAGAGTAAGGAGCTGTGCAGTTGGCATCACGGAACAGAGACATGGAGGCCTTGGCCTGGGAACCCTCTTCTGTCAGCCCACCCTCAAGACTGACAAGATATGGACAAGTAAACAACAAAGTCAGAACCATAAAGTTTAAATTGAAAACTGAGTGTGTCAATGTTTGAGTTTGTGAGGGTCCACCTACTCCAGGTATGGTTTGATGACTACATCCAGGCTGGCCTCTGTCTCCAGAGGATAGGAGCAGGAGAAAGGGATCCTCAGGGGTTGAACCATGGTCTCACTGAGCGGGTAGACAAACAGACTGTTGGAGTAGATGGCGTGGCTGCCATTggtctggagagagatggaagaggacAATATGAGTTGCCCAGCCTGTGCAGGGTTGATCAATCaggcagaaacagacagactggtAGAGTAACCGTGTCCTGACCGTCAGAGTGGTTCCACAGCTGCCCTCCCAGCGCTCCATCTGGAACCACACCGTCCCATTAATCTTCTGGGAGGAAGAGCAGCGGGCGTTGACCAGGTGAGCAGAGGAGGAGTCCAGATGTTTGGCCGCTAGCTGAGACTTGAGGAGAGCCACATAAAGGTAGCTCCTCCCACACACCAGCTCTGGGGTGACTTAAacggagaaagaaagacagagagaggtgaaagaCGATGAAGAATAAAATATAGAGAAATAATTAACTGCCAAAATATACAATTTTTTATCCCCTCCTTTTACAGATACTGTCTAGACAGTGATTTCTCCTGCTTACATGTCAAAGTTCATGTGGCAGTTGAACTTAGTTACTTTTGTCTAGTTGAAGATAAAAACAAGTGATTCATAATTCTCATAAGTCTAGGTGATGTTATTTTGACTCGCGCTGTGTTTACACTTACTGGTGGttgaaggaggggtggtggtggagacaTTTTGACGAACTGGGAAGAGAGGTAAACCAGCAACACAAGTTAAGCTGCTTTTTACAAATTGTAAGTCAAAAAACAAAAGAAGTCAATTGGAATGATTTTGATAAACTAcaatgtatacagtatatgtgatATAAATTCGCCATGAATTTCCTTATTAGACTTATCAGCAGATGTACATTGTCAGAAACAACATGTTCACATCCTACTTGAAGCATGATGAAGAGCTTGTATGACCAGGAACAAAACCAATTTCAGATAAAGTAATTACAAGCAGTACAAAATGGTTACATACCTGCACAATAAGCCAAGTGACAAGTACTTGGTTGGACAAACTTGTAGACGTAGTAGTTTCCAGGACAGGCTTTGACATGGATGGGGTTTGACCTAAAGTTACAGCAGTCTCCCCCccagctcccacacacaccacgttcCACCACCCCGTCTCCCAGCTGGGGGTGAGGAGCAGTGAGCCACAAAGGGGCGTGGGTCCCACACATGTTCTGTTCCACACACGTGTCTGGCATCTGGGTGCTGGACCCATCCAGGAACATACGATACCATCCCTGCCAATTGATACCCTCGTCACAGTGCGTGCCACCATCGCTTCTGTAGTCCGTTGAGCGCCAGGCATCGTCCAGAACCGAGTACTGCTCACAGGGGTCGGCACAGCGAAGAGAACCGTTGACGCTGATACAGTCCTGGCCTGCTGGGCAAGGTGTGGCCCCACACAGGAACACcacaggagggggggtggtggtcatTTGACCAACTGGGTAGAGGTAAACCAACAACAAAAGTTAAGCAGCTGTTTAAAAACTGTAAACAATAAATACATACTAATAATCAGGAGCCGAGTgtaccagctgggcgtaaaaaaagttggtcttaactctcACGTCGGTCTTAgccaggggcggactggccatcggtaACAACTCATGGTGCcaatttttaaaaaacatttctgatgcgtcttctgaaatgtgttcttacggacttcggaagtttaacgtaagaaattaaacatatatgatgcaatttctttgtaatcatccaaaatcatgctaagtgtatgggtatttttaCAAGTAGCCCAATGACTGGTTGATACGTGCGATGCAGTGAGTGGACAACGCCCCGTGtattgagtgggccggtctgacagtataactcccgggccactttttccaCAGACTCCGCCCCTGGTCTTggctacgtccgactttgtgatttgaatttacaccaagcttgacagaccacggtcgtagctacgtctggtcttaGGATtcgcgtccttgtgaaaatgcgaaagcgtcgatcgttgccaagcaacacatttaagagcctatcagagccagtctACAATGGAGTTAGACAAGTTTCATAAttcacaaacaaacgtaacactatacacaaatgtatttcccgattcacaaataaatgtaacgcgtttcacaaatgtatttcctgattcacaaatgcaacatgattcacaaataaatgacccaattacatttgtttgcaacctgacaaaaaCGAGTTACAGGTCGGAGAACACAAGTCACAATTccctgcatttgtgtgtggattTTTTTAACA
This genomic window from Hypomesus transpacificus isolate Combined female unplaced genomic scaffold, fHypTra1 scaffold_257, whole genome shotgun sequence contains:
- the LOC124462870 gene encoding pancreatic secretory granule membrane major glycoprotein GP2-like, which gives rise to MKPCMMMMSEGLLLLLVIQALHHASVAQMTTTPPPVVSLCGDTPCPAGQDCISVNGTLLCADPCEQYSVLDDAWRSTDYRSDGGTHCDEGISWQGWYRMFLDGSSTQMPDTCVEQNMCGTHAPLWLTAPHPQLGDGVVERGVCGSWGKDCCNFRSNPIHVKACPGNYYVYKFVQPSTCHLAYCAVRQNVSTTTPPSTTTTIGQMTTTPPPVVFLCGATPCPAGQDCISVNGSLRCADPCEQYSVLDDAWRSTDYRSDGGTHCDEGINWQGWYRMFLDGSSTQMPDTCVEQNMCGTHAPLWLTAPHPQLGDGVVERGVCGSWGGDCCNFRSNPIHVKACPGNYYVYKFVQPSTCHLAYCAVRQNVSTTTPPSTTITPELVCGRSYLYVALLKSQLAAKHLDSSSAHLVNARCSSSQKINGTVWFQMERWEGSCGTTLTTNGSHAIYSNSLFVYPLSETMVQPLRIPFSCSYPLETEASLDVVIKPYLDLEGGLTEEGSQAKASMSLFRDANCTAPYSAGPVTLPLGSILHVGVSVEETDAEAFVVVLEDCYATHSPDPDDLLKYFLIQDKCPTDHHQVTVEESGLSLQARFSALLFLFQGDYRDVYLHCSLNLCDQRNSSCSPVCSGRSVRSVDEPVPLKPVTIGPITLA